The following are encoded in a window of Oncorhynchus mykiss isolate Arlee chromosome 11, USDA_OmykA_1.1, whole genome shotgun sequence genomic DNA:
- the LOC110535883 gene encoding phosphatidylinositol 4-phosphate 5-kinase-like protein 1 isoform X3 produces MQTFAGPVFAGLRRSLDITEEEYQRSLSSEGCYLQFISNSKSKADFFLTNDKRFFLKTQNTREVMFFLSNLKAYMDHLEKYPHSLMVRFLGLYSIQIPNKTKKYFIVMQNVFYPDERINTRYDIKGCEVGRWTDPASMGNPVTKILKDNNFEGKHIILDKQRSWLVDQVEIDSAFLRSLNVLDYSILLAHQPLHQDELDRKHSFSNLTMHTVKSMDQDSPAEEDPPTIPLLEGYSARLASDTIDSGSDHIQNTGEHSGRGIPLQEINLHSVNCTEAELLEFQAHHRRLLPNLKNSVHVIDGPKLRYFVGIVDFFTVYGVKKRQENLWKSLRFPGRAFSTVSPATYSQRFCQWVKDHTK; encoded by the exons ATGCAGACATTTGCAGGGCCTGTGTTTGCCGGCCTGCGGCGGTCCCTGGATATAACAGAGGAGGAGTACCAGAGGTCCCTCTCTTCAGAGGGCTGCTATCTACAGTTCATCAGCAACTCCAAGAGCAAGGCTGACTTCTTCCTCAC GAATGACAAGAGGTTCTTCCTAAAGACACAGAATACGCGGGAGGTTATGTTTTTCCTATCCAACCTGAAGGCATATATGGATCATTTGGAGAAATACCCCCACTCCCTGATGGTCAGGTTCCTGG GGCTCTATAGCATTCAAATTCCAAATAAAACAAAG aAGTATTTCATTGTGATGCAGAATGTGTTTTACCCGGACGAGAGGATTAATACCAG ATATGACATCAAGGGATGTGAGGTGGGTAGGTGGACTGACCCTGCATCTATGGGAAACCCAGTTACTAAGATTCTGAAGGATAACAACTTTGAAGGAAAGCACATCATTCTGG ATAAGCAGCGCTCCTGGCTTGTGGATCAGGTTGAAATAGACTCGGCCTTCCTCCGTAGCCTCAATGTGCTTGACTACAGTATCCTGCTGGCCCATCAACCCTTGCACCAAGATGAGCTGGACAGGAAGCACTCCTTTAGTAACCTGACTATGCACACTGTAAA GTCCATGGACCAAGACAGTCCTGCAGAGGAAGATCCCCCCACTATTCCGTTGTTGGAGGGGTACTCTGCTCGACTGGCATCAGATACAATAGACAGTGGGTCAGACCACATCCAGAATACAGGGGAACACTCTGGCCGTGGAATCCCCCTCCAGGAGATAAACCTACACTCCGTAAACTGTACAGAAGCAGAACTCCTGGAGTTCCAAGCTCATCACCGTAGGCTGCTGCCTAATTTAAAAAACTCTGTGCATGTCATAGACGGACCAAAGCTGCGCTACTTTGTGGGTATTGTAGACTTTTTCACTGTGTACGGTGTGAAGAAAAGGCAGGAGAACCTGTGGAAGAGTCTGCGCTTCCCTGGCAGAGCCTTCTCCACTGTCAGCCCAGCTACCTACTCCCAGAGGTTCTGCCAGTGGGTGAAGGACCACACCAAGTAA
- the LOC110535883 gene encoding phosphatidylinositol 4-phosphate 5-kinase-like protein 1 isoform X2: MDKRSGLRLCHFGTARRRRWWGLRRRWIYIYITFTFTWRMLGVFKTNQEHDLYSLTCLMKEGLHAVLQTSNNTTVPDKLSAEHYKSAETQVHKDLEMQTFAGPVFAGLRRSLDITEEEYQRSLSSEGCYLQFISNSKSKADFFLTNDKRFFLKTQNTREVMFFLSNLKAYMDHLEKYPHSLMVRFLGLYSIQIPNKTKYFIVMQNVFYPDERINTRYDIKGCEVGRWTDPASMGNPVTKILKDNNFEGKHIILDKQRSWLVDQVEIDSAFLRSLNVLDYSILLAHQPLHQDELDRKHSFSNLTMHTVKSMDQDSPAEEDPPTIPLLEGYSARLASDTIDSGSDHIQNTGEHSGRGIPLQEINLHSVNCTEAELLEFQAHHRRLLPNLKNSVHVIDGPKLRYFVGIVDFFTVYGVKKRQENLWKSLRFPGRAFSTVSPATYSQRFCQWVKDHTK, encoded by the exons ATGGATAAGAGGAGCGGTCTGCGCCTGTGTCACTTTGGGACAGCCAGGCGAAGGCGATGGTGGGGTCTGAGGAGAAGATGGATTTACATTtacatcacatttacatttacatggAGGATGCTAGGGGTGTTTAAGACCAACCAGGAACATGACTTATACAGCCTCACCTGTCTTATGAAAGAGGGCCTGCATGCTGTCCTACAGACCagcaacaacacaacagtacct GATAAACTTTCTGCTGAACATTACAAATCGGCGGAGACTCAAGTCCACAAG GACTTGGAGATGCAGACATTTGCAGGGCCTGTGTTTGCCGGCCTGCGGCGGTCCCTGGATATAACAGAGGAGGAGTACCAGAGGTCCCTCTCTTCAGAGGGCTGCTATCTACAGTTCATCAGCAACTCCAAGAGCAAGGCTGACTTCTTCCTCAC GAATGACAAGAGGTTCTTCCTAAAGACACAGAATACGCGGGAGGTTATGTTTTTCCTATCCAACCTGAAGGCATATATGGATCATTTGGAGAAATACCCCCACTCCCTGATGGTCAGGTTCCTGG GGCTCTATAGCATTCAAATTCCAAATAAAACAAAG TATTTCATTGTGATGCAGAATGTGTTTTACCCGGACGAGAGGATTAATACCAG ATATGACATCAAGGGATGTGAGGTGGGTAGGTGGACTGACCCTGCATCTATGGGAAACCCAGTTACTAAGATTCTGAAGGATAACAACTTTGAAGGAAAGCACATCATTCTGG ATAAGCAGCGCTCCTGGCTTGTGGATCAGGTTGAAATAGACTCGGCCTTCCTCCGTAGCCTCAATGTGCTTGACTACAGTATCCTGCTGGCCCATCAACCCTTGCACCAAGATGAGCTGGACAGGAAGCACTCCTTTAGTAACCTGACTATGCACACTGTAAA GTCCATGGACCAAGACAGTCCTGCAGAGGAAGATCCCCCCACTATTCCGTTGTTGGAGGGGTACTCTGCTCGACTGGCATCAGATACAATAGACAGTGGGTCAGACCACATCCAGAATACAGGGGAACACTCTGGCCGTGGAATCCCCCTCCAGGAGATAAACCTACACTCCGTAAACTGTACAGAAGCAGAACTCCTGGAGTTCCAAGCTCATCACCGTAGGCTGCTGCCTAATTTAAAAAACTCTGTGCATGTCATAGACGGACCAAAGCTGCGCTACTTTGTGGGTATTGTAGACTTTTTCACTGTGTACGGTGTGAAGAAAAGGCAGGAGAACCTGTGGAAGAGTCTGCGCTTCCCTGGCAGAGCCTTCTCCACTGTCAGCCCAGCTACCTACTCCCAGAGGTTCTGCCAGTGGGTGAAGGACCACACCAAGTAA
- the LOC110535883 gene encoding phosphatidylinositol 4-phosphate 5-kinase-like protein 1 isoform X1 produces MDKRSGLRLCHFGTARRRRWWGLRRRWIYIYITFTFTWRMLGVFKTNQEHDLYSLTCLMKEGLHAVLQTSNNTTVPDKLSAEHYKSAETQVHKDLEMQTFAGPVFAGLRRSLDITEEEYQRSLSSEGCYLQFISNSKSKADFFLTNDKRFFLKTQNTREVMFFLSNLKAYMDHLEKYPHSLMVRFLGLYSIQIPNKTKKYFIVMQNVFYPDERINTRYDIKGCEVGRWTDPASMGNPVTKILKDNNFEGKHIILDKQRSWLVDQVEIDSAFLRSLNVLDYSILLAHQPLHQDELDRKHSFSNLTMHTVKSMDQDSPAEEDPPTIPLLEGYSARLASDTIDSGSDHIQNTGEHSGRGIPLQEINLHSVNCTEAELLEFQAHHRRLLPNLKNSVHVIDGPKLRYFVGIVDFFTVYGVKKRQENLWKSLRFPGRAFSTVSPATYSQRFCQWVKDHTK; encoded by the exons ATGGATAAGAGGAGCGGTCTGCGCCTGTGTCACTTTGGGACAGCCAGGCGAAGGCGATGGTGGGGTCTGAGGAGAAGATGGATTTACATTtacatcacatttacatttacatggAGGATGCTAGGGGTGTTTAAGACCAACCAGGAACATGACTTATACAGCCTCACCTGTCTTATGAAAGAGGGCCTGCATGCTGTCCTACAGACCagcaacaacacaacagtacct GATAAACTTTCTGCTGAACATTACAAATCGGCGGAGACTCAAGTCCACAAG GACTTGGAGATGCAGACATTTGCAGGGCCTGTGTTTGCCGGCCTGCGGCGGTCCCTGGATATAACAGAGGAGGAGTACCAGAGGTCCCTCTCTTCAGAGGGCTGCTATCTACAGTTCATCAGCAACTCCAAGAGCAAGGCTGACTTCTTCCTCAC GAATGACAAGAGGTTCTTCCTAAAGACACAGAATACGCGGGAGGTTATGTTTTTCCTATCCAACCTGAAGGCATATATGGATCATTTGGAGAAATACCCCCACTCCCTGATGGTCAGGTTCCTGG GGCTCTATAGCATTCAAATTCCAAATAAAACAAAG aAGTATTTCATTGTGATGCAGAATGTGTTTTACCCGGACGAGAGGATTAATACCAG ATATGACATCAAGGGATGTGAGGTGGGTAGGTGGACTGACCCTGCATCTATGGGAAACCCAGTTACTAAGATTCTGAAGGATAACAACTTTGAAGGAAAGCACATCATTCTGG ATAAGCAGCGCTCCTGGCTTGTGGATCAGGTTGAAATAGACTCGGCCTTCCTCCGTAGCCTCAATGTGCTTGACTACAGTATCCTGCTGGCCCATCAACCCTTGCACCAAGATGAGCTGGACAGGAAGCACTCCTTTAGTAACCTGACTATGCACACTGTAAA GTCCATGGACCAAGACAGTCCTGCAGAGGAAGATCCCCCCACTATTCCGTTGTTGGAGGGGTACTCTGCTCGACTGGCATCAGATACAATAGACAGTGGGTCAGACCACATCCAGAATACAGGGGAACACTCTGGCCGTGGAATCCCCCTCCAGGAGATAAACCTACACTCCGTAAACTGTACAGAAGCAGAACTCCTGGAGTTCCAAGCTCATCACCGTAGGCTGCTGCCTAATTTAAAAAACTCTGTGCATGTCATAGACGGACCAAAGCTGCGCTACTTTGTGGGTATTGTAGACTTTTTCACTGTGTACGGTGTGAAGAAAAGGCAGGAGAACCTGTGGAAGAGTCTGCGCTTCCCTGGCAGAGCCTTCTCCACTGTCAGCCCAGCTACCTACTCCCAGAGGTTCTGCCAGTGGGTGAAGGACCACACCAAGTAA